One genomic window of Magnolia sinica isolate HGM2019 chromosome 3, MsV1, whole genome shotgun sequence includes the following:
- the LOC131240870 gene encoding ABC transporter D family member 2, chloroplastic has translation MILSFSFSNPSQSFLSPRHYSSSSFASSPHSFSFRYPSFHTAMRRRRFSSSTRLRSSAAAGDSLIPSQEREEDKGGPDGQRENPDLQTLLRRFWKVAAPYWSSDDKVEARLKLAAVFALTLGTTGISVGFNFLGRDFYNALANKDQEQFTKQLLYYLGAFAGGIPVFVLKDYARETLSLRWRSWMTSYYMQRYFKNQTFYKIQSQSIIDNPDQRIVDDLSSFTGTAISFSLTLFNAAVDLISFSNILYGIYPPLFVILLIYSLGGTAISVFLGKGLVSLNFMQEKKEADFRYGLVRVRENAESIAFYSGEGSEMQLLLQRFRTAFENLSQLLVSSRNLEFFTSGYRYLIQILPAAAVAPMYFSGKIEFGVINQSVSAFNHILGDFSLIVYQFQAISAFSAVIDRLGEFDDVLDSSNSSDLSDPMQDISVLYSHVRSPSSLQSNGSLPLDECHKILEIENLTLQTPKSKRTLISDLSLELYSQDHLLVMGPSGTGKTSLLRAMGGLWSTGKGKITFYMIDAEDPQLVLSPNMALLEPTNVLKADRELKGFKYKRTKGIFFLPQRPYMVLGTLREQLLYPSWCEGSLPNLENSQSSASLPFLLQVPNSDVGKESDKPTVDDLIRVLEEVRLGDIISRFNGLDSIYEWSSVLSLGEQQRLAFARLLLSKPKLVLLDESTSALDEANEVHLYKLIKSAGITYISIGHRGTLYNYHSRILRISKLDSGNGSQRNWHLDSINQSSTYEPSQRTL, from the exons ATGATACTCTCTTTCAGTTTCTCCAATCCCTCTCAGTCATTCTTATCTCCACGCCATTATTCCTCTTCTTCATTTGCTTCTTCTCCGCATTCCTTCTCTTTCAGATATCCCTCGTTTCACACCGCAATGCGTCGTAGGAGATTCTCTTCCTCTACAAGGCTCAGATCCTCAGCCGCTGCCGGAGATTCTCTAATCCCCTCTCAAGAACGGGAAGAAGATAag GGTGGGCCAGATGGGCAGAGAGAAAACCCGGATCTTCAGACGCTCTTGAGGAGATTTTGGAAAGTTGCTGCTCCTTATTGGTCGTCGGATGATAAAGTTGAAGCTAGGCTAAAGCTTGCAGCTGTCTTCGCGCTCACCTTGGGAACAACAGGAATTAGTGTTGGCTTTAATTTCCTTGGGCGTGACTTCTACAATGCACTTGCCA ACAAAGATCAGGAACAATTTACGAAGCAGCTTCTCTACTACTTAGGTGCTTTTGCTGGTGGAATTCCG GTCTTTGTTTTGAAAGACTATGCAAGAGAGACACTTTCTTTAAGATGGAGGTCTTGGATGACAAGCTACTACATGCAACGCTATTTTAAGAATCAGACATTTTACAAGATTCAATCCCAATCGATAATTGATAATCCAGACCAGAGGATTGTTGATGATCTGAGTTCCTTTACTGGAACGGCGATTTCATTTTCTTTGACACTCTTCAATGCTGCTGTAGATTTGATATCATTTAGTAATATCCTCTACGGTATCTACCCACCTCTTTTTGTTATACTTCTTATCTATTCGCTTGGTGGCACAGCTATAAGTGTATTTCTTGGAAAG GGACTAGTCAGCTTGAATTTCATGCAAGAGAAAAAGGAAGCAGATTTTCGTTACGGACTTGTACGTGTTCGAGAAAATGCCGAGTCGATTGCTTTCTACAGTGGTGAGGGAAGTGAAATGCAACTTCTGCTGCAGCGTTTCAGGActgcttttgaaaatttgagt CAACTATTGGTTTCTTCCCGAAATCTGGAGTTTTTCACCAGTGGTTATCGCTACCTCATTCAGATTCTTCCTGCTGCCGCTGTTGCTCCGATGTATTTCTCAGGCAAAATTGAGTTTGGAGTGATCAACCAGTCTGTTTCTGCCTTCAATCACATCCTTGGTGACTTTTCTCTCATTGTATATCAGTTTCAGGCAATCAGTGCTTTCTCTGCTGTCATCGACAGATTAG GTGAGTTTGATGACGTTCTGGATAGCAGCAACTCTTCTGATCTGTCTGACCCTATGCAAGATATTAGTGTCCTATATAGTCATGTAAGGAGTCCATCATCCCTGCAATCAAATGGATCTTTGCCTCTGGATGAGTGTCATAAGATACTGGAGATTGAGAACTTGACCCTACAAACACCAAAAAGTAAAAGGACTCTTATTAGTGACTTATCATTGGAGCTTTACAGCCAGGATCACTTACTG GTAATGGGTCCCAGTGGGACTGGTAAGACTTCGCTGTTAAGAGCCATGGGTGGTCTTTGGAGTACTGGCAAAGGGAAGATCACTTTCTATATGATAGATGCGGAGGATCCTCAACTAGTCCTTTCACCAAATATGGCTCTGCTTGAACCAACAAATGTACTGAAGGCAGATAGGGAACTTAAAGGCTTCAAGTACAAAAGAACTAAGGGAATATTTTTTCTTCCTCAAAGGCCATATATGGTTTTGGGAACACTTCGTGAGCAATTGCTTTATCCTTCATGGTGCGAAGGTTCACTTCCCAATTTGGAGAACTCCCAATCTTCTG CTTCGCTGCCTTTCTTATTGCAAGTGCCCAACTCAGATGTTGGCAAGGAGTCCGATAAGCCCACGGTAGATGATCTGATTCGGGTGCTTGAGGAAGTTCGACTTGGTGATATCATATCCCGTTTCAACGGCCTGGATTCAATATACGAGTGGTCTAGCGTTCTTTCACTTGGTGAGCAGCAGCGCCTCGCATTTGCCCGTTTGTTGCTTTCGAAGCCAAAACTGGTTTTATTGGATGAATCTACTAGTGCTTTAGATGAGGCCAATGAG